The DNA window tatctttttattactTAATACTGTTCTATTTTAGTTTCAGTCACTAATAAATATTGAGTTATTgcacaatatttttataaaagagtGATATTCCAATTCGTGTGTTTGTTTGATTAAAATattcatattatttattattttttttattacctAATACTGTTCTAGTTTAGTTTCAATCATTAATAAATATTAGGTCATtacacaatatttttataaaagagtCATGTTTCAATTTGTGTGTTTGTTTGAGTCAGAGATAAGATCTAATTTGAGTCAGATATtaaaattttgttaaattttttaatgaaagataaattcaataaaaaattaatatagatATATTTTATACTTTACAAAATCAATATTCATCAGTAATAATTCAATAAAACATTAGATTTCATATATAGTAAAAATATTGatgataatattttttattaaatctgAATAATATGATCAGTATTAAATCAACCCTATTTGGAAAAATCAAACTCATATAAGATTTAGTTATGGGCATACCATTTTTAAAACCAAAATTAATACAATGAATCTTAAATCAACCTTGATAAAAAAAAACCAACGGtagataaaaattaattataaaataccaTTTTACACTCGTAAGTAATGGAATTGATCCTAAATTAACCAtagataataatttattataacttACCAATTTTAAATTTCcattaattataaaataccaTTTTTTCTATAACTTACCAATTTTAAATTGGAAATTAATTGAATCACATCGGTCATAAATCAACCTTAGTTGGAAAAATTAATTCTAGATAAGAATACAAATTATAATTACTATTTAAATCGAAACTAATAATTTCAGCCTTAAATAGTATAAGTATTAATTAAAgatttatgttttatttcttaaaaactctatcaaacaaaatatttaatccCTATATATTAAGCCATCAACCCAATAACTCAATCAATGTCTTTGTTTTCTAATTAGTTTTTCTTTTCAATATTGCAATCTCTGAATTATGTCATCAACAATAAGATTGGAGAACAGTGAACATgtgtcatcttcttcaaccatgcAATCACTTCCGAGAGAATTGTTACTTGACTTGATTGCAATTATAGGCTCTCGATCTTTCATTGATCTTCACAAAATGAAAGTGTGTTGCAAAGATTTTCTCGAAGTAGCACAAGAAAGTTATGTGTTACAAAAAATATCTTTGGAAAACTTTCCATTCATCGAATGGACTCGGACACCAAACGAAAATGCattgttattttttaaacaatgtgTGGAAAGTGAAAATAGTGAGAGTTTGTATAGAGATGGATTGCTTAAGTACTTTAATTATCCGAATGGAAATATTGTTGGTCTTGTGAGTCTAAAGATTGCAGCTCAGACGGGTCATAAGGAAGCGATGTATGTGTATGGAATGATTTTGTTGTGTTCTGAGGATCACGAATCAAGAAAACAAGGAGTTGAGTATATGCGTTCTTTGAGGAAGTCAAAGTGTATTATGAGTTTAAGGATGAAGGTACAATCTTTAACAAATTCTTTATGGAAAAATAATGGAATGTTGGTGCGCAATCAAACTCCCATATGCAATTCTAAGAAAACGTGCTATGGATGGAGAGTGAAGGAAGGTCGATGGTCCTTACTCGATGATGAAGACGATGATATTAAATTGTGTGAAAATTGTAGATGGGATTACGAGTTAGAGTTCTTTTATAACTTATTTAATGTTCACTAGTTTTTAGTTTGTTGAAATTTAGagaatattatattttcaaatagtTTGTTCACTAGTTTTTAGTTTTTAGTGtgctcaaataaaaaaaattataattaatatttatcgattttttgtatttttaatagtGTTAAAATATGTAATATTTTGAATTGTGttcatgtaaaatattttttttttactttttttattcaaAGCAATATTTAGTATTGAGTGTGAAAACTTtggtgaaaataatttttttaaacattatcATAAATCAAAATCACATTTCaaatatcattaaaaattaatgtactctttcaattgaaattttaaataaatttatgaatCAACTACCTACCTATCAATGAAACATGCCACCAAAAACTCTATATTATATCCTTTAACTCAAATTTTATTTACACTAGAAAATATCCTTTTTCGtaatttactaaataaaataGTACAATCACACAACAACTCTATAAAACTctatattatttacgaaaaaataTCCTTTTTCTCtatcaatattaatttaaaaaattatatgatttataatttaataaatattagttTCAACCATACAATCACTTTCAAAAGATTTATTACgtgatttataatttaataaatattagttTCTCGAAGTTGCACAAGAAAGGTACGTGTTACAAAATATATCTTTGGAGAGTTTGCCATTCATGCAATAGATTCCTAATGAAAATgcattgttattttttaaaagttgTGTGGAAAGTGGAAATATTGAGAGCTTGTATAGAGAGGGGTTATTCGAGTACTTTAATTATTTGAATGGAAATATTGATGGTCTCGAGAGTTTAAAGACTGCAGCTCAAAAAGGTCATAGCGATATATGTGTATGGAATGATTTTATTGTCTTATGAATTTCACGAATCAAGAAAATTGGGAGTTGAGTATATGCGTTCTTTGAGAAATTCGAAGTGTGTTTTGAGTTCAAGGAGGAATGTACAAAACTTCACATACTCTTTATGGAAAAATAATGGCATGTTGGTGCGCAATCAAACTCCCATATGCAACTCTAAGAGTATGTGTCATGGTTGGAGAGTGAAAGATGGTCGATGGTCATTATTGGATGATGAAGACGATGATAAGAAATTGTGTGAAATTGTAAATGGAAATATGAATTTGAattcttttataaattatttaatgttCTCTAGTTCTAGAAAGAAAAATTGCTGGTTACTAAACGATTGTTTTTCATTTCTACATTCACATTTAGTTCTGTTGAATTTTCTGTGTTTTTTAAAAGGATTCTGGAGAGAAGTTTGTGTACATATGGCAAATATGCTTTGTTGTGCATTGATTCTTGTGCATTATTTAGGGTTCTATTGATAGAAATTATGTCGCATAAAGTTTCATGGTCCTCCAACAGAAATTGGTGAAGGGAATCATGAAGCCAAAATCATACcttaatctaaaaaatatttaaaatttagtaGTACTTTCTGTATAActcaattttcattttatttaatacttttcttcagGGATAATTATTATGAAGAAGCTttcaaaaaaactttttttttatttcatgtaaATATGTCATAGTAAATAGAAGAAATCAAACATCTTAAACTGTACTATTTtcatttgcaaaattaattatatGTAATTGTTGTTTACAACGGATGTCTTAGAGTGTTAATACTTTCTTCGCGTATAATCAATTTCCGATTTAAATTTGGTTGTGATAATTATATTTTCCTTTAGGGTTTTATTGATGTTTCTActttaaaaacaataaactcCAGGTATAACTTCATTGATTTCAAGCATTTCTTCGTTTGGATGTCTTTCATACTGCGACACTCatgatttaattgtttttaaatattttaagatattttttcttttttgaaagttaaattaagtaaaattaaaATTCACATATTACAATTAGTAAAACTATTCATTATATTTTAGAacattctattttaaaatatatttttttcaatagaTAATGGGATTAAGCTCAAAGCGACAAAGAATAAATATACCAACCAATTACCTTTTAATACACATCAGAGGTAAAATGTTCTAAACATAGAAATTACAGGATACAGATGAAATATTAACCGCTCTAAACCACTTCCACGAGGATAGTACTATAGCACCAACGCACTCATCAAAATtaaaagggttaatacctattttcatccctgccatatggggttggtttgaaaaaaatctgccaaaaaaaaagttataataattcccctaacatttgaagattctctcgttttaaaccttgtaaaacttttgtttttaaaaccaaccttgccctTTGAAGATTCGGTCATTTTAAATCCTATAATCTCGTatattatgtcattttaaaccctctggAATACGACGGACAAGGttggttttgttaaaaaaaataatttacagggttcaaaatgatagagtccttcaagtggtaaggttggttttaaaagtaaaaattttacaaggtttaaaacgagagaatcttcaatggttagggaaattcttgcaactttttttttggcagggggatttttcaaaccaacctcatatggcaggggtgaaaataggtattaacccaaatTAAAAATACTTCCCTTAAATAAAATTACATTCCGCGTAATCAAAATGTTCCACACAACCGCCATCCAAATTACACCAATAGTTAATCTTTCTTCTAGAACCTTAATTTTGTCAAAGAAAGTGAGATACTTTCTTAGCTCAAGGTTagataaagaaaagaaattaCCAATCCAAGTTCCTACTTTCTCCCAAACTTTTTCCAATATAGGGCAATCAACAAACAGATGGTTAGAACTTTCCCTGAAGCAGAAAACACAGCAGCACTTAGAAGGGGCttctattttaaaatctgaattaATGGACTTACTACTAAATCAACCTTATATCAGATTTAGTTTTAACAGGCCAATTATAACATCCAAACTAAAAGAATTGGTCTTAAATCAACCTTGATATAAAATCCAAGAGTAGCtcacaaatatttataaaataaatcttGTAATTAATGATTCAAACCTAAGTCTAGCATAgctaataatttattataacttaacaattttaaattaaaattaagagaATCATATCACTCATATGTCAACCCTAATGGGTAAAGTCGTTCCtagataataatttgaattctatgTATCACTTAGTCCCTATATTATTAAGCCATCAACCCATAACTCTATCAgagtttagttttttaattaatttttcttttcaaTATTGCAATCTTTGAATCATGTCATCGTCAGAAATAAGATGATAGAAGAAAAGTAATAAGAGTAAATAACATGTCTCATCTTCTTCAATCATACAATTACTGCTAAAAGATTTATTACGTGTCTCAATCTATTATGATGTTGAGTTGTTGTTATTGAGAGAATGTTTCTACATTTTGGCCAGGATGCTTCCCTAAGCTTTTTAGAAATGGTACGCATGAATATTGGTGAAGGAAAATCAGACTTCAACAAATTATTTATCGAAAAACTCATAGCCTTTAAGTTTAATAACTAGGTAGGGATTTGAGAGAATATGATAAACCATCTTCAGTGACAAAAAATTTCTGGTACATTTTGTCCTTGTTCTTTTGGTAAGCATGTTGATAACATTTTTCCTGGGCCTGACTATAAAACTATTCAGTGTGCCAAGTGGAAGCAAGAGATCACCAGATAAAAAACACATAATTCCTTTCCTTTTTTCTCTTCCAGTTTTATTCACCTTTGTCCAGTTATCTTCATTGTTCTATTATGTTGTACAGTAGTTTTGGCTATACTTCTGCTCCCCTGCTGCTTTTCTGGTTGAGTTGGCTTTGGTATCCAGTGCTTGTTGACTTGCTTTTATGAATTTTTCATGCATTTGTGTCCTAATTTTTGCCATGTCTCACAGAATAGAGATTTCCACTCATATTCCACTGGTTGCTTCATGCGCTTTCTACTAGGTTTTGGGTTATGTCCACTTCTACTAGAATTCTTACATATAAGACCCTTGATATGTTTGttgtattaatattaataataataataataataataataataataataataataataataataataataataataataataataataagggttaaatatgtttttggtccctataaataagtcaaaattcaattttagtccctataaaattttcattcaaaGAATGGTCTTCTTAAATTTTTCCGTCCCCATTTTTAGTCCTTGCCGTCTATTTGCTCTAACGGAAGcagacgtggcacgccacgtcactaaaagtcaacacggtaaaaaaatatgttagattgcgggggttttaaacctccctaaatttgatattttttttaaaattattacatTCCAATTTTTTCTTACCTACAAATATCAGTATTAATTAAAGTCTTGATTCATATATTTCCCTTCTTCTTCACACTGCAATAAAATAATAGATAACCCGTAATTGGTGCaatcaataaaataattttatagggactaaaactggattttgactaataataataataataataacccgTAATTAGTCCTCAATAGTAATAAATAACCCGTAAGTGATCCGCAGTAaaaatagtaatagtaataatcataataattacaataataataatgaagTCAAAAACATGCTTGAACGACCctataagttaaaaaataataactgTTTCTAATTTATGTTAGTCCATTAACCAAAATTGTTTGGACGGTGTTTGGAATCTCATAAAAACAGTGTCACGATTAAATGTGAATGCGTGTGTGTGATTTAATGGTATTAATAGATAAGAATACTAGATATGTATTatcatttttaaaatgaaaagttaAGGAAATTGATGATTCTAACTATTTTACGTATATACTTAAAGATTTTATGGTGttggaaaaacaaaactaaaaaacacaaGGAAAACAAAATATTAAACCCATATATTTTAATTCATCTAGGGTAAACTTTGAAAGcctttgtttataattttttttctcccAAATTTTAATCCTTGAATTCAATCATCAGAAAAATAATATTGGAGAAGAAAAATAATATGAGTGAACATGTGTCATCTTCCTCCAACATACAATCACTTTCAAGAGAGTTATTGTTTGATGTGGTTGTAAGTGTAGGATCTCAATCTTTCATTGAACTTCACCAAATGAAAATATATTGCAAAAACTTTCTTGAAATCACGGAAGAAAGTTATGTGTTACAAAAAGTTTCCCTTGAAATTTTTTCATTCAGTCAATGTATTTTAAACAAAAATgcatttgttattttttaaaatttgtgtcaaaaatgaaaatattgagaGCTTGTAAAGGAAGGAATTGTGGGAGTACTTTAGTTATCAAAATGGAAATATTGGTGGTCTAAAGAGCTTAAATTTGCAGTTCAAAAGGATCGTAAAGAAGCAATATATTGGTATGGTATGACTTTGTTGTGTTTCGAGGATCAGGAATCTAGAAAATAAAGAGTTGAGTATATGCGTTCTTTGAGAAAGTTTAAATGTATCATGAGTTTAAGAAAAAAGGTATAATATTTAACAAAATTCTTTATGGATAAATAATGAATTGTTGATACGCACTCAAACTCCTATATGAAACTACGTGCAATGGATCAGAGTGAAGAAACAGTGGTCGTTatttgatgatgaagacaatgataTAAAATTATGTGAAAATTCCAGACGAGAATATGAGTTAGAGttcttttataaattatttaatattaactatttttaatttcttGAAATGTCGGAGTGTATTAAATTTTCAAGAAACATTTATTTTTGCACAatccaaaataaaaaatgtttttacataaaaaataaatttttattataatttatctttgatttttatttcaatgTAATACTTTTTCTAGTTTTTTATTCAACACAATAACTAGAATTGAATGGTAAATTTAGTAGCATTTGGGGTATTTTAATATGTCTATAGTCATTTGTTTAGATATGTTTAGATATGTTTGATATTAACTATTATAATTAtaccaaaaataataattatatacaaTTCATTTTTTAATATTCACTGTACTTTTCTATCATAATATTTAGATTATTGTAAAACATAGATTTTTTGATGTAGGGCAAAGTGTCATCCTTGaaaacattatattttaaattatatttttgattGACATATCTCTCTCTTAATTCTTCATAATGAAATATGAAGAGAGCATAAATCAAATGAAAACATGATTCACCCATATCATAAGTCATATGAGAACTCTagaaaaacattttcaaatgGCAAAATATATAGTAATAAAAACTTTGAGATGCCTAAATCGTACTTGGCAACCCAATTCACCGCGGATTATGAATCTAAGGATTTAGCGACTATGGACATACACACTCTTTTTTGAAAATTGTTGGAACACGAGGTTGAACTTAAAAGACTTGCTGATAACGAAGAAGATgacaagaagaaagaaaataacatCTCACTAAAAGTCAGAAGCATTAA is part of the Vicia villosa cultivar HV-30 ecotype Madison, WI linkage group LG2, Vvil1.0, whole genome shotgun sequence genome and encodes:
- the LOC131651392 gene encoding F-box protein At2g35280-like: MSSTIRLENSEHVSSSSTMQSLPRELLLDLIAIIGSRSFIDLHKMKVCCKDFLEVAQESYVLQKISLENFPFIEWTRTPNENALLFFKQCVESENSESLYRDGLLKYFNYPNGNIVGLVSLKIAAQTGHKEAMYVYGMILLCSEDHESRKQGVEYMRSLRKSKCIMSLRMKVQSLTNSLWKNNGMLVRNQTPICNSKKTCYGWRVKEGRWSLLDDEDDDIKLCENCRWDYELEFFYNLFNVH